In Mytilus trossulus isolate FHL-02 chromosome 6, PNRI_Mtr1.1.1.hap1, whole genome shotgun sequence, a single window of DNA contains:
- the LOC134721958 gene encoding uncharacterized protein LOC134721958, with amino-acid sequence MEHESYKDEEGCWTAPLPFRRDRIRLPNNRVQALRRAKSLDYNLQKHPEKHSHVYEFMGKLLTNGHAEVAPQITEQTECWYLPLFAIYHSKKPGNIRCVFDSSAKFNDISLNDVLLSGPDLVNSLLGILLRFRQRPVVITADIEQMFYRFSVPPEQRNYLRFYWHKDNDPKNEMIEYRMTRHVFGNKPSPAVATFGLRNCVKTAEQDVRDFVERNFYVDDALCSFDTSVEAVDLITRTMKILKEEGNIRLHKISSNNLEVIKSFSPEDLAKDLKNINLDLNEAPLQRSLGVQWDMSKDCFTFRVSQLNSTSKPFTKRGVLATINGLYDPMGFVAPVTVAGKIIMRDIMALHTDWDDPLPETYLSKWSTWKNSLEHLNNVTIPRCFTSFESSQIVCRELHIFSDASKDAIGAVAYLKLYDVNGVSQLAFVQGKAKVAPTHGHTIPRLELCAAVLAINLKDSVTRHLTLEINSTFMYTDSKIVLGYINNQQRRFYVYVGNRIDMIRQSTSPSQWSYVPSEDNPADTATRSISARDISTSEWLLGPSFLMKGSESKFDHTESFSMITPDDDKEVRPLLVTCKTNSSDKEVKSDTEFVKIFESFSSWSRLVKTIARLRHIVKSFSQPNGQCKGWHMCALNSDDLRDAEKFILKEAQLEYFSKEINSLKEGRNVSSGSSIISLSPLLDENGILCVGGRLNVGKKCTISSDKNPVLVPKKSHISLLLIRHFHELVHHQGRHITEGKIRSVGYWIIGCKRMVGTCIHNCVTCKKLRGLFGTQIMSDLPEDRITPSPPFTFVGVDTFGPWNVIARRTRGGQANHKRWAILFTCLVIRAIHIEVVEELSSSSFINAMRRFISVRGPVRQFRSDRGTNFVGASDELSMNSIFIEDENIRNYLNTNQVTWIFNPPHASHFGGVWERMIGVTRKILDAMLLRANLKELTHEVLTTFLAEVCSIVNCRPLVPVSTDPNDSSILTPNTLLTQKEGSLPETLPELDTKQLYKSQWKHVVVLSQEFWKKWREQYLSNLQQRRKWNTSSDDIKEGDIVLLKDRELNRTCWPMAIVERTFPSSDDHVRKVQIRVAKDRRCYVRPICELIRLLSE; translated from the coding sequence ATGGAACATGAAAGTTACAAAGATGAGGAAGGTTGTTGGACAGCTCCACTACCTTTTAGGCGGGACCGAATAAGACTTCCCAACAATAGAGTACAGGCTCTCCGACGAGCAAAGTCACTGGACTATAATCTACAAAAGCACCCGGAAAAACATTCCCATGTTTATGAATTTATGGGTAAATTACTTACAAATGGTCATGCAGAAGTTGCTCCTCAAATCACAGAACAGACTGAGTGTTGGTACTTACCACTTTTCGCTATTTATCATTCGAAGAAACCAGGGAACATAAGGTGCGTTTTTGACTCTTCAGCCAAATTCAATGATATAAGTCTCAATGATGTTCTACTGAGCGGACCAGATCTAGTAAATAGCCTTCTTGGGATACTACTAAGATTTCGACAACGTCCAGTTGTTATCACAGCCGATATTGAACAGATGTTTTATAGGTTTTCAGTCCCACCAGAACAACGAAACTATTTAAGATTCTATTGGCACAAAGACAATGATCCAAAGAATGAAATGATTGAATATCGAATGACTAGACATGTCTTTGGGAACAAGCCATCTCCGGCTGTCGCCACTTTTGGCCTTAGAAACTGTGTTAAAACAGCTGAACAAGATGTGCGTGACTTTGTAGAACGCAACTTTTATGTGGATGATGCATTGTGTTCCTTTGATACTAGTGTTGAAGCAGTTGATTTAATTACTCGAACAATGAAAATTCTGAAGGAAGAAGGTAACATTCGCTTACACAAAATTTCATCTAATAATTTGGAAGTTATTAAATCCTTTTCACCGGAGGATCTTGCAAAAGACTTAAAGAACATAAATTTGGATCTGAATGAGGCCCCACTTCAGAGAAGCCTTGGTGTTCAGTGGGACATGTCCAAGGACTGCTTTACTTTTAGAGTTTCGCAACTAAATTCAACATCAAAACCATTCACAAAACGTGGTGTGTTGGCAACAATAAATGGTTTATACGATCCAATGGGTTTTGTTGCACCTGTAACTGTAGCCGGAAAGATTATTATGCGTGATATAATGGCCTTACACACTGACTGGGACGACCCATTGCCAGAAACATATTTATCTAAGTGGAGTACATGGAAGAATTCACTTGAACATTTGAACAACGTGACCATACCGAGATGTTTCACTTCATTTGAGTCATCACAGATTGTTTGTCGCGAACTGCATATTTTCTCAGACGCGTCAAAAGATGCTATTGGTGCTGTCGCATATTTGAAACTTTATGATGTCAACGGAGTGTCTCAACTAGCCTTTGTTCAGGGAAAAGCAAAGGTTGCTCCTACTCATGGGCATACCATTCCCAGATTAGAATTATGTGCTGCTGTGTTAGCAATAAATCTTAAAGACTCAGTAACTAGACACTTAACTTTGGAAATTAACTCTACATTCATGTACACTGATAGTAAGATAGTCTTGGGCTATATCAATAATCAACAGAGACGTTTTTATGTTTACGTTGGAAATCGTATAGATATGATCCGTCAGTCAACCAGTCCAAGTCAATGGTCATACGTACCGTCCGAAGATAATCCAGCTGATACAGCCACCAGATCTATTTCTGCTAGAGATATAAGCACTAGTGAATGGCTCTTAGGACCATCATTTCTTATGAAAGGAAGTGAATCTAAATTTGATCATACAGAAAGTTTTTCTATGATAACTCCAGATGATGACAAAGAAGTAAGGCCTTTGTTAGTTACATGTAAAACTAACTCAAGTGATAAAGAAGTGAAATCTGATACAGAATTTGTGAAAATCTTTGAGTCATTTTCTAGTTGGTCCCGATTAGTTAAAACGATTGCAAGACTCCGACATATTGTCAAATCATTCAGTCAACCCAATGGTCAATGCAAAGGATGGCATATGTGTGCGCTAAATAGTGATGATTTACGTGATGCGGAGAAATTCATATTGAAGGAAGCACAACTCGAATACTTTTCTAAAGAAATCAATTCCCTCAAGGAGGGGAGAAATGTCTCTTCTGGAAGCTCAATTATTTCTCTGTCGCCATTACTTGATGAAAATGGTATTCTTTGCGTAGGAGGAAGATTAAATGTAGgcaaaaaatgtacaattagTTCAGACAAGAATCCAGTGCTTGTTCCGAAGAAAAGCCACATTTCATTATTACTTATTAGACACTTTCATGAATTGGTTCACCATCAAGGAAGACATATAACTGAAGGGAAGATTCGTTCAGTAGGGTACTGGATCATAGGTTGTAAAAGAATGGTTGGAACTTGTATTCATAACTGTGTTACATGCAAGAAACTACGAGGTCTCTTTGGAACTCAAATTATGTCAGACTTACCTGAAGATAGAATCACACCTAGTCCACCTTTTACTTTTGTAGGTGTCGATACTTTTGGACCCTGGAACGTGATAGCAAGACGGACAAGAGGTGGTCAGGCAAACCACAAGAGATGGGCGATATTATTTACTTGTTTAGTAATTCGTGCCATACATATTGAAGTGGTAGAGGAACTAAGCAGTTCATCTTTCATAAATGCGATGCGAAGATTCATATCTGTTAGAGGACCAGTGCGTCAGTTTAGAAGTGACAGAGGAACTAATTTCGTTGGagcatctgatgagttaagtaTGAATTCTATTTTTATTGAAGACGAAAACATTCGGAATTATTTGAATACCAATCAAGTAACTTGGATTTTCAACCCTCCCCATGCATCCCACTTCGGGGGTGTATGGGAAAGGATGATCGGAGTGACACGGAAAATCTTAGATGCTATGTTATTGCGTGCTAACTTGAAGGAACTAACCCATGAAGTACtaacaacttttctagcagaAGTTTGTTCGATAGTGAATTGCAGACCGCTTGTACCAGTCTCGACTGACCCTAATGATTCTTCTATTCTGACACCTAATACGTTACTTACTCAAAAGGAAGGAAGTCTTCCGGAGACATTGCCCGAGTTGGATACGAAACAATTGTACAAATCTCAATGGAAACATGTTGTTGTTCTTTCTCAGGAATTTTGGAAGAAGTGGCGCGAACAATATCTGTCAAATTTACAACAGCGACGTAAATGGAATACTTCAAGTGATGATATTAAAGAAGgtgacatagttcttttgaaAGACCGTGAACTAAATCGTACATGTTGGCCAATGGCTATTGTCGAAAGAACATTTCCGAGCAGTGATGATCATGTCCGAAAGGTACAGATTCGTGTGGCTAAAGACCGTAGATGTTATGTGAGACCAATTTGTGAACTCATCCGTTTGCTCTCTGAGTGA